The following are from one region of the Pirellulaceae bacterium genome:
- a CDS encoding rhomboid family intramembrane serine protease: MIAAQSQPSIRGILWLIASLWVVYLLDGLLPINFTDWGIVPRRLTGLMGIPLSVWLHGSLGHLISNTIPLLILLLLFVHSRRTPWIRIAEIIVCSGVLLWVFGRNGSGQQVIVHVGASGLIYGLIAYLIVVGFREKHPVSLLISVVVGFLYGGSLLWGVLPTAGGVSWDGHLAGAVAGAILALLFPVEDGTEAAQRVEVES, translated from the coding sequence ATGATTGCAGCTCAGTCGCAACCGTCGATTCGCGGCATTTTATGGTTGATCGCCAGCCTTTGGGTAGTGTACCTCTTGGATGGGTTACTGCCGATCAACTTCACGGATTGGGGGATTGTGCCCCGTCGATTGACGGGGTTGATGGGGATTCCGCTGTCGGTTTGGTTACACGGCAGCTTGGGACACTTGATCAGCAATACGATACCCTTGCTGATTCTGCTGCTGCTGTTTGTGCATTCGCGCCGCACACCTTGGATTCGTATCGCCGAAATTATCGTTTGCAGCGGGGTGCTGTTGTGGGTTTTTGGACGCAACGGCAGCGGACAACAAGTGATCGTACACGTTGGGGCTAGCGGCCTGATTTATGGCTTGATCGCCTATCTAATTGTGGTTGGCTTTCGAGAGAAACATCCAGTGTCGCTGCTCATTTCCGTCGTGGTTGGATTTCTGTATGGTGGGTCGCTATTGTGGGGAGTACTACCGACGGCGGGCGGCGTTTCCTGGGATGGGCATCTGGCCGGTGCAGTGGCAGGAGCCATCCTGGCGCTGCTGTTTCCCGTCGAAGATGGGACTGAGGCCGCACAG